The proteins below are encoded in one region of Fusobacterium sp. IOR10:
- the atpF gene encoding F0F1 ATP synthase subunit B — protein MAAQTMPAISIDINMFWQIINFLVLIVIFNKYLKKPLNKVLKQRKDIISNDLEEAKRNKEEAKKEKEEANEKLKEAKKQVHDIIINAEKKADQRKEEILRGATSQRDKILKSAEIEVGKMKARAKTEIREEMQILAVKLAEKIIKEKLDSKHSNQLINNFIDELGED, from the coding sequence TTGGCAGCACAAACAATGCCCGCTATTTCTATTGATATAAACATGTTTTGGCAAATAATAAATTTTTTGGTATTGATTGTGATATTTAATAAATATTTAAAAAAACCATTAAATAAAGTGTTAAAACAAAGAAAAGATATCATATCAAATGATTTAGAGGAAGCGAAAAGAAATAAAGAAGAGGCAAAGAAAGAAAAAGAAGAGGCTAATGAAAAGTTAAAGGAAGCCAAAAAACAAGTTCATGATATAATAATTAACGCAGAAAAAAAAGCTGATCAAAGAAAAGAAGAAATATTGAGAGGTGCAACTTCCCAAAGAGATAAAATATTAAAAAGTGCTGAAATAGAAGTTGGAAAAATGAAAGCAAGAGCTAAAACTGAAATTAGAGAAGAAATGCAAATTTTAGCAGTTAAGTTAGCTGAAAAAATCATAAAAGAAAAATTGGACTCTAAACATAGTAATCAATTAATAAATAATTTTATAGATGAGCTAGGTGAAGACTAA
- the lepB gene encoding signal peptidase I encodes MNKKIILYIIFYLILTSFFIYIFIKEKYINKNIALKIEKLSEKISKILGIKSEGKKNILLKTLKIIESFGTAIILVLIIQRFYLGNFMVPTGSMKPTIVPKDRLFGNMVSYKFRDPKREEIIVFKEPLENKVLYTKRVMGLPGEKVQIKNNHLYVNDIKINSREYTPLGDLGNEEWIIPKKGDILKIVPKLDYKKEYKKINIDIKKVQEVLLKDSSQIKRILPEVEFYVNGKKTGMILDFIHDDKTLKKLINGNTVEIKLKDNYFLALGDNTNGSYDSRMWGFVKEDRIRGKAFVRFWPINRAGILK; translated from the coding sequence ATGAACAAAAAAATTATACTTTATATTATATTTTATTTAATTTTAACCTCTTTTTTTATCTATATTTTTATTAAAGAAAAATATATTAATAAAAATATTGCATTGAAGATAGAAAAGCTATCAGAAAAAATATCAAAAATACTTGGAATAAAAAGTGAAGGAAAAAAAAATATTTTATTGAAGACTTTAAAAATAATTGAATCATTTGGAACCGCTATAATTTTAGTTCTAATTATTCAACGATTTTATTTGGGAAATTTTATGGTGCCAACAGGGTCAATGAAACCAACTATAGTACCTAAGGATAGACTTTTTGGTAATATGGTTTCTTATAAATTTAGAGATCCAAAAAGAGAAGAAATAATTGTGTTTAAAGAACCATTAGAAAACAAAGTTTTATATACAAAAAGAGTTATGGGATTACCAGGAGAAAAAGTTCAAATTAAAAATAATCATTTATACGTTAATGATATAAAAATAAACTCCAGAGAATATACACCTTTAGGAGATCTAGGAAATGAAGAATGGATAATTCCTAAAAAAGGGGACATATTAAAAATAGTACCAAAGTTAGATTATAAAAAAGAATATAAGAAAATAAATATTGATATAAAAAAAGTACAAGAGGTTTTATTAAAAGATTCTTCACAAATAAAAAGAATTTTACCTGAAGTAGAATTTTATGTAAATGGCAAAAAAACAGGTATGATTTTAGATTTTATACATGATGACAAAACTTTAAAAAAATTAATAAATGGTAATACAGTGGAAATAAAATTAAAAGATAATTATTTTTTAGCTTTGGGAGATAATACTAACGGAAGTTATGATTCTAGAATGTGGGGATTTGTTAAAGAAGACAGAATAAGAGGAAAAGCTTTTGTAAGATTTTGGCCAATTAATAGAGCAGGGATATTAAAATAA
- the atpB gene encoding F0F1 ATP synthase subunit A, producing MNISFLTPPLVEGPKIAFFVPLPKFLHQVPLAMNVGNGEFGLPVSMTVVSSWFCMFILFMIFKVGTKKLEVVPRGKLQIILETLFVFLDNLVFQSLGKYKDRFISFISCLFLFILSGNILTFFPIPWVTKIADKSIFIHPAFRTPTADLNTTVGLALLTAIVFIGTNIKQLGLFGYIKNFASPVPILLPLNIISELAKPINMSFRLFGNMFAGMVIMGLLYKAVPAVVPAPLHLYFDLFSGIVQSFVFIMLSIVNIQSSLGDSVND from the coding sequence ATGAATATTAGTTTTTTGACACCACCTTTAGTGGAAGGTCCAAAGATAGCATTTTTTGTTCCATTGCCTAAATTTTTACATCAAGTTCCATTGGCTATGAATGTAGGAAATGGAGAATTTGGACTGCCAGTTAGTATGACTGTAGTAAGTAGTTGGTTTTGTATGTTTATATTGTTTATGATATTCAAAGTAGGAACTAAAAAATTAGAAGTAGTTCCCAGAGGAAAATTGCAAATTATATTAGAAACATTATTTGTTTTTTTAGATAATTTAGTTTTTCAATCCTTAGGAAAATATAAAGATAGGTTCATAAGTTTCATTTCTTGTTTATTCTTATTTATTTTATCAGGAAATATTCTCACTTTTTTTCCAATTCCTTGGGTTACAAAAATAGCAGATAAAAGTATATTTATACATCCAGCTTTTAGAACTCCAACAGCAGATTTAAATACAACAGTTGGATTAGCTCTTTTAACTGCAATTGTATTTATTGGAACAAATATTAAACAATTGGGATTGTTTGGATATATAAAAAATTTCGCAAGTCCAGTTCCTATATTGTTACCTTTAAACATAATTTCAGAATTAGCTAAACCAATTAATATGTCTTTCAGATTATTTGGGAATATGTTTGCAGGGATGGTAATAATGGGATTACTGTATAAAGCAGTGCCAGCTGTTGTTCCTGCTCCATTGCATTTATATTTTGATTTGTTTAGTGGTATAGTTCAAAGTTTTGTATTTATAATGTTATCAATAGTTAATATACAAAGCTCTTTAGGAGATTCAGTAAATGATTAG
- the glmM gene encoding phosphoglucosamine mutase, with amino-acid sequence MRKYFGTDGIRGEANKELTASLAMKLGYALGYYLKKENNNKKKIKVIMGSDTRISGYMLRSALTAGLTSMGINIDFVGVLPTPGVAYITQTKGAAAGIMISASHNPAKDNGIKIFGSDGCKLLDKIEEELESYMDNLEEIIKEPLDGDKVGSFKYAEDDYFLYRDHLKSIVKGDFSGMKIILDAANGSAYRVAKEVFLSLGAEIVVINDAPNGKNINVKCGSTNPEILSKVVIGYEADLGLAYDGDADRLIAVDEKGNIVDGDKIIATLAVSMKNNDNLNGNKVVTTVMSNMGFESYLNENGIVLVRANVGDRYVLEKMRNQAANLGGEQSGHIILLDYGTTGDGIQTSLKLVEVLRDSKSKLGEIVSKIPEWPQKLININVGDNIKKNNWNKNEEILKQIKIKEKELENEGRVLVRTSGTEPIIRVMVEGKNLNQVYEIADFLSKIIRDQLI; translated from the coding sequence ATGAGAAAATATTTTGGAACAGATGGTATAAGAGGAGAAGCAAATAAAGAATTAACAGCAAGCTTAGCAATGAAATTAGGTTATGCTTTAGGTTATTATTTGAAAAAAGAAAATAATAACAAGAAAAAAATAAAAGTAATTATGGGATCAGATACTAGAATATCTGGTTATATGTTAAGATCAGCATTAACAGCTGGATTAACTTCAATGGGAATTAATATAGATTTTGTGGGAGTATTACCAACTCCAGGAGTAGCATACATTACTCAAACTAAAGGTGCTGCTGCTGGAATAATGATTTCAGCTTCTCATAATCCAGCTAAGGATAATGGAATTAAAATATTTGGTAGTGATGGATGTAAACTTTTAGATAAAATAGAAGAAGAATTAGAAAGCTATATGGATAATTTGGAAGAAATTATAAAAGAACCTTTAGATGGAGATAAAGTTGGAAGCTTTAAATATGCAGAAGATGATTATTTTTTATATAGAGATCATTTGAAATCAATAGTTAAAGGTGATTTTAGCGGAATGAAAATAATATTAGATGCAGCTAATGGATCTGCTTATAGGGTTGCAAAAGAGGTTTTTTTATCTTTAGGAGCAGAGATAGTTGTTATAAACGATGCACCTAATGGTAAAAATATTAATGTTAAATGTGGATCAACTAATCCAGAAATTTTATCAAAAGTAGTTATTGGTTATGAAGCAGATTTAGGCCTTGCTTATGATGGAGATGCTGATAGATTAATTGCTGTGGATGAAAAAGGAAATATAGTTGACGGAGATAAAATTATAGCTACCCTAGCAGTAAGTATGAAAAATAATGATAATTTAAATGGCAATAAAGTTGTAACAACTGTAATGAGTAATATGGGATTTGAATCTTATCTAAATGAAAATGGTATAGTTTTAGTTAGAGCAAATGTTGGAGACAGATATGTGCTGGAAAAAATGAGAAATCAAGCTGCTAATTTAGGTGGGGAACAATCTGGACATATAATTTTACTAGATTATGGAACAACAGGAGATGGAATACAAACTTCTTTAAAATTAGTAGAGGTATTAAGAGATAGTAAAAGTAAATTAGGAGAAATAGTTTCTAAAATACCTGAATGGCCTCAAAAATTAATAAATATAAATGTTGGAGATAATATTAAAAAAAATAACTGGAATAAAAATGAAGAAATTTTAAAACAAATTAAAATCAAAGAAAAAGAATTAGAAAATGAGGGAAGAGTTTTAGTAAGAACTTCTGGAACAGAACCAATAATAAGAGTAATGGTAGAAGGAAAAAATTTAAATCAAGTATATGAAATAGCAGATTTTTTATCAAAAATAATAAGGGATCAATTAATATAG
- a CDS encoding Gx transporter family protein has product MNYDTKREKYLTLLILFSLYLSLIEVLIPKPFPWMKIGLANIGAIISLEKFDEKMAIEVVVFRIIIQGIMLGTLFSPGFIISLISGITSLFFMVILYRRREKLTLISISMVAALIHNLTQLIVVYILLFRNIEIKSRYVIFFVLGFLLLGCISGLITGVIGEKLLLRRRKK; this is encoded by the coding sequence GTGAACTATGATACAAAAAGGGAAAAATACCTTACTTTATTAATATTATTTTCGTTGTATTTATCATTAATAGAAGTTCTTATTCCTAAGCCATTTCCTTGGATGAAAATAGGATTAGCTAACATTGGAGCTATAATATCCTTAGAAAAATTTGATGAAAAAATGGCAATAGAAGTAGTTGTTTTTAGAATAATAATTCAAGGAATAATGTTAGGTACTTTATTTAGTCCGGGATTTATAATAAGCTTAATTTCAGGAATCACTAGCTTATTTTTTATGGTGATATTATATAGACGAAGGGAAAAGTTAACTTTAATATCAATAAGTATGGTTGCAGCTTTAATTCATAATTTAACTCAATTGATTGTTGTATACATATTATTATTTAGAAATATTGAAATTAAGAGTAGATATGTTATTTTTTTTGTACTTGGATTTCTTTTATTAGGGTGCATATCAGGTTTAATAACAGGGGTTATTGGAGAAAAATTATTACTTAGAAGGAGAAAAAAATGA
- the rplS gene encoding 50S ribosomal protein L19, with protein MKEKLIELVEKDYLRTDIPKFKAGDTIGVYYKVKEGTKERTQLFQGTVIRVSGSGIARTFTVRKVVDGIGVERIIPLNSPLIDKIDVLKVGKVRRSKLYYLRGLSGKKARIKELRK; from the coding sequence ATGAAAGAAAAATTAATTGAATTAGTAGAAAAAGATTATTTAAGAACAGACATTCCTAAGTTTAAAGCAGGGGATACAATAGGAGTTTACTACAAAGTAAAAGAAGGAACAAAAGAAAGAACTCAATTATTTCAAGGGACAGTAATAAGAGTATCTGGATCTGGGATAGCAAGAACATTTACAGTAAGAAAAGTTGTAGATGGAATAGGTGTTGAAAGAATAATACCTTTAAATTCTCCATTAATTGATAAAATTGATGTATTAAAAGTTGGTAAAGTAAGAAGATCTAAACTTTATTACTTAAGAGGATTATCTGGTAAAAAAGCAAGAATAAAAGAATTAAGAAAATAA
- a CDS encoding class I SAM-dependent methyltransferase, with product MYKNFSKVYDKFMEVCDYDQWVEILEKNINKYIKKPKKILDLGCGTGEVLKRISNKYDCSGLDLSEQMLKRANEKLKNVKLFLGDMREFNTLEKYDVVFSFFDTVNHLTSLEDLLDTLNSVKNVLEPGGIYMFDVVDRNFMNKMFPNGVFADVREDFSVIWEHEIDLEASLDIIEATYFIQNKENNYEKYEEYYEKKIFTKEEIEKAIEMSGLKKECILKDTQLAGERNFYILKKL from the coding sequence ATGTATAAAAATTTTTCAAAAGTTTATGATAAATTTATGGAAGTATGCGATTATGATCAGTGGGTAGAAATATTGGAAAAAAATATTAACAAATACATAAAGAAACCTAAAAAAATCTTGGACTTAGGATGTGGTACAGGAGAGGTATTAAAAAGAATATCAAATAAATATGACTGTTCAGGTCTAGATCTATCAGAACAAATGTTAAAAAGAGCAAATGAAAAATTAAAAAATGTTAAATTATTTTTAGGTGATATGAGAGAATTTAACACTCTAGAAAAATATGATGTTGTTTTTTCATTTTTTGACACAGTTAACCATTTAACAAGTTTAGAAGATTTATTAGATACTTTGAACAGTGTAAAAAATGTACTTGAGCCTGGTGGAATATATATGTTTGATGTTGTGGATAGAAATTTTATGAATAAAATGTTTCCAAATGGTGTTTTTGCAGATGTAAGAGAAGATTTTTCTGTTATTTGGGAGCATGAAATAGATTTAGAAGCTTCTTTAGATATTATAGAAGCAACTTATTTTATACAAAATAAAGAAAATAATTATGAAAAATATGAAGAATATTATGAGAAAAAAATATTTACAAAAGAAGAGATAGAAAAAGCAATAGAAATGAGTGGTTTGAAAAAAGAATGTATATTAAAAGATACCCAATTAGCAGGAGAAAGAAATTTTTATATTTTAAAAAAATTATAG
- the atpH gene encoding ATP synthase F1 subunit delta codes for MSKNNIGRRYAEAIFSIGNSNDNVQEIYESLNKVMELYLSNEDLKNILDNPLIQMEEKEKVINKIFENEKESIKNIILYILSKGRIQNIKEIVTEYLKIYYLKNNILDVEAIFSKEISEAQKSKLIKNLKKRTKKKINLKVVIDKSIIGGGILKVGDKIIDGTIKTQLDLLMYKG; via the coding sequence ATGTCAAAAAATAATATAGGTAGAAGATATGCAGAAGCAATTTTTTCAATAGGGAATTCTAATGATAATGTACAAGAAATTTATGAATCACTTAATAAAGTAATGGAATTATATTTATCTAATGAGGATTTAAAAAACATATTAGACAATCCATTAATTCAAATGGAAGAAAAAGAAAAAGTCATAAATAAAATTTTTGAAAATGAAAAAGAAAGTATAAAAAATATTATTTTATATATATTATCTAAAGGAAGAATCCAAAATATAAAAGAAATAGTTACAGAATATTTGAAAATATATTATTTAAAAAATAATATTTTAGATGTTGAGGCAATTTTTTCTAAGGAAATATCAGAGGCTCAAAAATCGAAACTTATAAAAAATTTGAAAAAAAGAACAAAAAAGAAAATAAATTTAAAAGTTGTTATTGATAAGTCAATTATTGGCGGAGGAATATTAAAAGTGGGAGATAAAATAATAGATGGAACTATTAAAACTCAGCTAGACTTGTTAATGTATAAAGGTTAA
- the atpE gene encoding ATP synthase F0 subunit C: MDMLLAKTIVLAASAIGIGLSMLTGLGPGIGEGYAAGKAVEAIARQPEAKSDIISTMILGQAIAESTAIYGLVVGMILLYANPLLSALGN, encoded by the coding sequence ATGGATATGTTACTAGCAAAAACAATAGTATTAGCAGCGTCAGCAATAGGAATAGGATTATCAATGTTAACTGGATTAGGACCTGGGATAGGTGAAGGATATGCTGCAGGTAAAGCTGTAGAAGCCATTGCAAGACAACCTGAAGCTAAGAGCGATATAATATCAACAATGATTTTAGGACAAGCCATAGCAGAGTCAACAGCTATTTATGGATTAGTTGTAGGAATGATTTTATTATATGCAAATCCATTATTATCAGCATTAGGAAATTAA
- a CDS encoding GNAT family N-acetyltransferase, which yields MILEKIVNKDDANKLFYIEKKIFKNEAYSLKQIEEIIFMENYTSYFIKEKDIISGYIIIFDNSEAFEIMKIGVLEENRKTGIGKKLINKIKEKEKNIFLEVRETNISAVSFYLANDFKKVGIRKNYYNNKENAILMLFSKK from the coding sequence ATGATATTAGAAAAAATAGTAAATAAAGATGATGCAAATAAATTATTCTATATAGAAAAAAAAATTTTTAAAAATGAAGCTTATTCATTAAAGCAAATAGAGGAAATTATTTTTATGGAAAACTATACCAGTTATTTTATCAAAGAAAAAGATATAATAAGTGGATATATTATTATTTTTGACAATAGTGAAGCCTTTGAAATAATGAAAATAGGCGTTTTAGAAGAAAACAGGAAAACAGGAATAGGTAAAAAACTTATTAATAAAATAAAAGAAAAAGAAAAAAATATTTTTCTAGAAGTTAGAGAAACTAATATTTCAGCAGTTTCTTTTTATCTAGCAAATGATTTTAAAAAGGTGGGAATTAGAAAAAATTATTATAATAATAAAGAAAATGCAATTTTAATGTTATTTTCGAAAAAATAA